In Candidatus Rokuibacteriota bacterium, one genomic interval encodes:
- a CDS encoding ABC transporter substrate-binding protein → MIEAIGGAGSVSRRSVLKGAGAAAAGATLAGPLVRRAAAQAGQGPLRLGFQVHRTGIGAVYGRWYERATTAAVKLINEKGGIGGRQIEIVAEDDGTDPKRGAEVVEKLATHHKVDMIFGTLFSHVVIASAPRAGELRIPYLVVSEGYHVASGKLNRYVFQPGITDVRAQVTAVAPWILKNLGKKVTLIFPDYAFGHDHRDFFSKVATAQGGTIRALVPIPPTETSFTKYFPRVPADTEVLYHVMVGPGVLTFVKEMGEHFGARRPQIFGFVDSLEGVDMASPGLAY, encoded by the coding sequence ATGATTGAAGCCATCGGCGGAGCGGGGAGCGTCTCGAGGCGGAGTGTCCTGAAGGGCGCGGGAGCCGCGGCGGCGGGCGCGACGCTGGCGGGGCCCCTCGTGCGCCGCGCGGCGGCCCAGGCGGGGCAGGGCCCCCTGCGGCTCGGCTTCCAGGTGCACCGGACCGGGATCGGCGCCGTGTACGGCCGGTGGTACGAGCGCGCGACCACCGCCGCGGTGAAGCTCATCAACGAGAAGGGCGGCATCGGCGGCCGCCAGATCGAGATCGTCGCCGAGGATGACGGGACGGACCCGAAGCGCGGGGCGGAGGTGGTCGAGAAGCTCGCCACCCATCACAAGGTGGACATGATCTTCGGCACCCTCTTCTCCCACGTCGTCATCGCCTCGGCACCGCGGGCGGGGGAGCTCAGGATCCCCTACCTCGTGGTGAGCGAGGGGTATCACGTGGCCTCGGGCAAGCTCAACCGCTACGTCTTCCAGCCGGGCATCACCGATGTCCGGGCCCAGGTCACCGCTGTCGCGCCGTGGATCCTCAAGAACCTCGGGAAGAAGGTGACGCTGATCTTCCCCGATTACGCCTTCGGCCACGACCACCGCGACTTCTTCAGCAAGGTGGCGACGGCGCAGGGCGGCACCATCCGCGCGCTGGTGCCGATCCCACCCACCGAGACCTCGTTCACGAAGTACTTTCCGCGGGTGCCGGCCGACACCGAGGTGCTGTACCACGTCATGGTGGGCCCCGGCGTGCTCACGTTCGTGAAGGAGATGGGCGAGCACTTCGGCGCCAGGCGGCCGCAGATCTTCGGCTTCGTGGACTCGCTGGAGGGCGTGGACATGGCGAGCCCCGGGCTCGCCTACC